The Penicillium psychrofluorescens genome assembly, chromosome: 2 nucleotide sequence CGATAGACGTCATGAATCGAGTGGTTGCAATGAACAATTGCAGAGATAATATGTTCTTCGAGCTTTGGGTCATTCTCGAGACTCCACTGCAGCTGGTTTTGCGGATAAGTGCGGAATCCATTTTCGCGGACGCAGATATTACGGTAGAATGTCGGTTTTAATAGATTGTTCAAGAGCGGATACGAGGCGCAGAGAGCGCAGGTCTTTGATTCGTTGCGGTGGATTCTGTTCAACCGAGCGTCTAAACGCATCTCCCCATTCATAGAATGGCAATGCTGTCTGCGTGGTGTCCGCTTGCACGTagtcgacgacgagaagaatcAGCTCATCCGGAAGGTCTAACAGTCGCGCCATGTTCAGCGCAAGGGGCAGAAGTGCCTCGTGGCGACcgcgagggagagaaaagagaattGTTGACGCTGACGAGCTTCGGGAAGGTTTTCCTGGCTTAAGATTAAGCGTACTGGAACGTGGCACGTGTAAATACGGCGGTCGATAGAGATTCTTTTATCATAACTCAGGTGAGCAGTCAGTGAATGCTCAGTGAGCGGACCATTTTGATTATATCATGCGCTGTAAGCAGATCAGGGCGCTTAGGGCTTTGCTCAGTTCTAGTCAGGGAGCAAGCAGTGAGCActaaaacggaaagagcaaaTCATGGGGCGCCAGGCATTACCCGGTCTATATGCAAACCAAAGAACAACTGGAGAGGAAAGCGAAAGAAAGCGAATGAATGTAAACCAAACCACAAAATCAACATCAAAGGCACAAATCAAAAGCTATCCGCACTCGGCCTTTGCACCAAATCCCTCGTGCTATCAGCATCCATCCCCCTATGATTATGACCAGCCGCAGCTGTATTCGAAATAGACTCCTGGGTCATAAACGTCGTAACCTTAATGCCGGCACTACCTTCTTTAGATTCACTCTCCTTCATAAAGCCGACACTTGAAGAGCCCGAGTGCGACAAGTCGTCCAGGTCATATTCGGAATCGCgacggccgccgacgacggaGGCTTGGATTTGGGTTGTTGGATAGTTGGTGAGGTTTGCGCTGCGGCCGGTGCGCGAGGGCCGGGTGAACCTGCTGCTCTGGCTCTTGTAGCCGCCGCTGCGGGTGGAGAAGATGTGTGGGAAGAGtttggcgaagaaggcgcGTGTGCCGGGAAGGCAGGCGCAGATTATGGCCACGTTGCATTCTACCGCGGACCAGGTGGCGGCGCCGACGTTGTCGTCTGTTTGTACCGCGGGGTTGTTAGTTGGTTGGTCTGGGGATGAAAGGGATTTGAAGTTAAGTAAGGATCTGGAGAGGACGTACAGGTTGGGTCGGTTGATttggagatgacgaggaggctCTTCAAGCGGAGGATACTTGTGATCATGACACTGTAGGGTTGATTTGTTAGTTGTGTCTGCTGGTTGTCTGATAAAGAAAGCCGAATACTGACAATCCACCGAGAGCAAAGATACCCATAAGAGCCACCTTCTGCTTCCTTGGCAGCTGCAAAGACTGTAGTACCGGCATGGGGTATATCAAGATCAAGAGATCGGTAAGGATGTGGACGGCCGAGTTAGAAAACCACAATGCCTCCTTGTTCAGACAAAAGCCCGGAATATCTGGGTACCAGAACTTGGCGACAGGGACACAATTGGCCCAGGCGCTGATGATTGTCCAAGTGCCATAAGCAGCGAGAAACCCGATCAAGATGTAGCAGGCCAAGCGCATGCGTGGTGTTGTCGAGAAGACGCGTCGGTATTG carries:
- a CDS encoding uncharacterized protein (ID:PFLUO_002948-T1.cds;~source:funannotate) is translated as MSILLQYRRVFSTTPRMRLACYILIGFLAAYGTWTIISAWANCVPVAKFWYPDIPGFCLNKEALWFSNSAVHILTDLLILIYPMPVLQSLQLPRKQKVALMGIFALGGFVMITSILRLKSLLVISKSTDPTYDNVGAATWSAVECNVAIICACLPGTRAFFAKLFPHIFSTRSGGYKSQSSRFTRPSRTGRSANLTNYPTTQIQASVVGGRRDSEYDLDDLSHSGSSSVGFMKESESKEGSAGIKVTTFMTQESISNTAAAGHNHRGMDADSTRDLVQRPSADSF